The genomic interval CCAACTAAGCGTGAGCCCATCGCAAGGAACCTCATTTTGCTCCCACGCAATCCCCTTCACCCCACAGATCTCATCACAAATAGGACGGTTAATTTGATACATCGATACCATGTCCTATAATCGATTAGGTATGTCCTCGTCCTCCTATCTAATTTCGCACATCTCTTCTCCACCTTCCAAGCACACATTATCCGAGTTTCGTGTGGTGATGGCAGTGAATGATTCTCAAAACTGGAATCAGATCGTATTGTTGTCTTAAGACCATTCACGTCGGCCAGTGTATCCAGTTTTGCGGCGCATAGCAACCAACACGAAAGGGCACGCTCGAGTTGAACTTTGCTGCGGAAGAAGGATTCCTTGATGGAACACTGAATCACTTTAAACATCCAATTTATCCTCCTGCTAGGACAGAAAcatcatttcttcttgtgAAGAAACCCATTTACGAAATACacatttttgtttatttacAATAAACCTTTCTAATATTCAACCTCCACAGATCCGGCGGGCCAAGGCCAAGACGATTATTACAATATGAATAATAGACATCAATCGCCGCACCCTCAAGGGTACCAACTAGAAGATGCGCCATATGGCAGACCAAATACTACTTCACCCGGTCCTGGAATGCACAATCTAGAGATACCTATGGGTCCTGGGGCACATAGAATTGGAACGCCGAGTGATCAATTGCAAGCTCAACCATCTGTAAGTACATATTTGGGTGTGCCTTGTGCCTGCAGAGAGATGTGATCTTAGCTAACATGTATCATGCAGTATTCGGTCGAACATTtagatcaaaatcaataccATCAGCGCATGCCCCTCAATCCCAGTCAAAGCTACGACTCGGAATATTCTTTAGATCCTAACGCGCATCACGATGCTTACTACCAACCTCCATACCAACCCTCTCCTCATGAAGAACACCCTCTACAGAACTATGCCCCAGGGCAAGACCCCTACGCttacaatgatgatgatgaccaTCAACCAATTCTACAATCGCATGAACCTTATGGGCCAGATCCGCACTCAGCTAGTGGCACTGATTACAAAGGTGGTTATGACGGGACGGTACAATCTCCATCAGCGACACCTGTACCTGCGTTAAGAAGATACAAGACGGTCAAGGAAGTCCAACTGTTCAATGGAAATCTCGTACTCGATTGTCCGATTCCTCCCAAGCTTTTAAATCAAGTCAATCATGCACCACCGCCGGAGAGAGATGAGTTCACACATATGAGATATTCAGCCGCAACATGCGACCCCTCTGAGTTTTTTGAGGAGCGCTTTACATTGCGACAGAAACTCTTCGCAAAGCCTCGACACACAGAACTCTTCATCGTTGTCACAATGtataatgaagatgatgtaTTGTTTGCTAGAACAATGCACGGAGTATTCAAGAACATTGAATTTATGTGCACTCGTAAAGACAGTAAAACATGGGGCAAGGATGCTTGGAAGAAGATCGTAGTGTGTGTGGTCAGTGATGGACGTGCCAAAATCAATCCAAGAACAAGGGCTGTTTTGGCTGGTTTGGGGGTTTATCAGGACGGAATTGCGAAGCAACAAGTCAATGGCAAGGACGTGACAGCACACATCTATGAATATACGACTCAAGTCGgaatttctttgaaaaaGGATATTGTTACACTCACACCAAAACAGCAACCCGTTCAATTGCTTTTCTgtttgaaggaaaagaatCAGAAAAAGATCAACTCTCACAGATGGTTCTTCCAAGCCTTTGGTAGAGTACTTGATCCCAACATTTGTGTACTCCTCGATGCTGGTACAAAACCAGGAAAGGACTCAATTTATCATCTATGGAAAGCTTTCGATTTGGAACCACATTGTGCAGGAGCTTGTGGTGAGATCAAAGCTATGTTGGGCCCAGGAGGAAAGAATTTGGTCAATCCATTGGTTGCTACCCAGAATTTCGAGTACAAGATGAGTAATATTCTGGACAAACCTCTTGAATCGGCATTTGGGTTCATTTCGGTGTTGCCAGGTGCTTTTTCTGCATATCGATATGTCGCGTTACAAAACGATAAAACTGGAAATGGACCACTGGAGAAGTACTTTGCAGGAGAGAAGATGCATGGAGCAAACGCGGGTATTTTTACTGCCAACATGTACCTTGCCGAAGATCGTATTTTGTGTTTCGAACTGGTATCAAAGAGAAATTGTCACTGGATCTTACAATACGTCAAGTCTGCTACTGGAGAAACCGATGTACCAGATACAATGGCGGAACTTATTTTGCAACGTCGAAGATGGCTTAACGGAAGTTTCTTCGCTGCTATCTATGCTCTTGCtcatttttatcaaattttccGAAGTGATCACAGCTTTTTACGAAAAATcatgtttttgattgaattcaCATATCAAACTATTAACATGATCTTCGCTTGGTTCGCTCTTGGTAATTTCTTCTTGGTTTTTCACATCTTGACTACATCTCTCGGAAGTTCTGACTTACTGGGTAACGTTGGTGTAATTCTTGGTGTTGTTTTCGAATGGCTTTACTTGTTTACGCTTTTGACCTGTTTTATTCTGGCGCTGGGAAATCGACCTCAAGGAACGAACAAAGTTTATATGTCTATGGTTTATTTCTGGATCATTATCATGATGTGAGTATTTTCTGCTTTGTCTAATTTTCTCCTACTGACTGTAATAGATACCTAATGTTTGCTTCGATTTTCATCACGGTTAAATCAATCCAAACTCAACTTGCTAAAGACGAATTCAACTGGACGGATATTATCAAGAATCAGATCTTCTATACTCTGATCATTTCTCTCGCCTCAACTTATCTACTCTGGttcatttcttcctttttattCTTCGACCCATGGCACATGTTTACATCTTTCCTTCAATACCTTCTTCTCACTCCaacatatatcaatattctcaaCGTTTACGCTTTCTGTAACACTCACGATATTACATGGGGTACAAAAGGAGATGACAAAGCCGAGAAACTTCCATCCGCTGTGCTCAAAGCTGGTGGTAAAGTCGACGTCAATATTCCCACCGACGACGGTGATCTCAACGCCCAATATGAATCGGAAATGCGCAAGATTCAGATCAAAGCTCCACCTGAGAAACGTGAATTCTCggcagaagagaagcaagaGGACTATTATAAATGGTTCAGATCTTCGGTAGTGTTGTTCTGGTTGGTTTGTAATTTTGCACTCACGAGTGCGGT from Botrytis cinerea B05.10 chromosome 9, complete sequence carries:
- the BcCHSI gene encoding BcCHSI; its protein translation is MSYNRLDPAGQGQDDYYNMNNRHQSPHPQGYQLEDAPYGRPNTTSPGPGMHNLEIPMGPGAHRIGTPSDQLQAQPSYSVEHLDQNQYHQRMPLNPSQSYDSEYSLDPNAHHDAYYQPPYQPSPHEEHPLQNYAPGQDPYAYNDDDDHQPILQSHEPYGPDPHSASGTDYKGGYDGTVQSPSATPVPALRRYKTVKEVQLFNGNLVLDCPIPPKLLNQVNHAPPPERDEFTHMRYSAATCDPSEFFEERFTLRQKLFAKPRHTELFIVVTMYNEDDVLFARTMHGVFKNIEFMCTRKDSKTWGKDAWKKIVVCVVSDGRAKINPRTRAVLAGLGVYQDGIAKQQVNGKDVTAHIYEYTTQVGISLKKDIVTLTPKQQPVQLLFCLKEKNQKKINSHRWFFQAFGRVLDPNICVLLDAGTKPGKDSIYHLWKAFDLEPHCAGACGEIKAMLGPGGKNLVNPLVATQNFEYKMSNILDKPLESAFGFISVLPGAFSAYRYVALQNDKTGNGPLEKYFAGEKMHGANAGIFTANMYLAEDRILCFELVSKRNCHWILQYVKSATGETDVPDTMAELILQRRRWLNGSFFAAIYALAHFYQIFRSDHSFLRKIMFLIEFTYQTINMIFAWFALGNFFLVFHILTTSLGSSDLLGNVGVILGVVFEWLYLFTLLTCFILALGNRPQGTNKVYMSMVYFWIIIMIYLMFASIFITVKSIQTQLAKDEFNWTDIIKNQIFYTLIISLASTYLLWFISSFLFFDPWHMFTSFLQYLLLTPTYINILNVYAFCNTHDITWGTKGDDKAEKLPSAVLKAGGKVDVNIPTDDGDLNAQYESEMRKIQIKAPPEKREFSAEEKQEDYYKWFRSSVVLFWLVCNFALTSAVLSTAGLEKFGTGTDDTTKSTIYMAVVLWSVAGLSCFKFIGAMWFLIVRMFRGV